In uncultured Bacteroides sp., one genomic interval encodes:
- a CDS encoding NAD(P)-dependent oxidoreductase codes for MKVLIATDKPFAKVAVDGIRKEIEAAGYELALLEKYTEKKQLLDAVKDANAIIIRSDIIDAEVLDAAKDLKIVVRAGAGYDNVDLDSATAHGVCVMNTPGQNSNAVAELALGLMVFAVRNFYNGTSGTELMGKKLGIHAYGNVGRNVARVARGFGMEIYAYDAFCPKEVIEKDGAKAVNSAEELYATCDVVSLHIPATAETKNSINYALLNKMPKGAMLVNTARKEVINEAELIKLMEDRADFKYVTDIMPSAHAELAEKFAGRYFSTPKKMGAQTAEANINAGIAAANQIVGFFKDGCEKFRVNK; via the coding sequence ATGAAAGTATTAATCGCAACAGACAAACCGTTTGCTAAAGTTGCTGTAGACGGTATTCGTAAAGAGATTGAAGCTGCAGGCTATGAACTGGCCTTATTAGAAAAGTACACAGAAAAGAAACAATTATTAGATGCCGTTAAAGATGCTAACGCTATCATTATCCGTAGTGATATTATTGATGCTGAAGTTCTTGATGCTGCTAAAGATTTGAAGATTGTTGTTCGTGCAGGTGCAGGATATGACAATGTAGATCTTGATTCTGCAACAGCTCATGGCGTATGTGTAATGAATACTCCGGGACAGAATTCAAATGCTGTAGCTGAGCTTGCTCTTGGCCTTATGGTATTTGCTGTTCGTAATTTCTATAACGGAACTTCGGGTACCGAACTTATGGGAAAGAAACTTGGTATCCACGCTTATGGTAACGTAGGACGTAATGTTGCTCGTGTTGCCAGAGGTTTTGGCATGGAAATCTATGCTTACGATGCTTTCTGCCCAAAAGAAGTTATCGAGAAAGATGGTGCTAAGGCTGTAAATTCAGCTGAAGAATTATATGCTACCTGCGATGTCGTTTCTCTTCATATTCCTGCAACAGCAGAAACAAAGAACTCTATTAACTATGCTCTTCTTAATAAAATGCCTAAGGGTGCTATGCTTGTAAACACTGCCCGTAAGGAAGTTATCAATGAAGCAGAGCTTATCAAGTTAATGGAAGACCGTGCCGACTTTAAATATGTAACAGATATTATGCCTTCTGCTCATGCAGAACTTGCTGAGAAGTTTGCCGGACGTTATTTCTCAACTCCTAAGAAGATGGGTGCTCAGACTGCTGAAGCTAATATCAATGCAGGTATTGCTGCTGCAAACCAAATCGTTGGTTTCTTCAAGGATGGTTGCGAGAAATTCAGAGTAAACAAGTAA
- a CDS encoding aldo/keto reductase has product MDYKEIGKTGMKVSSLSFGASSLGGVFHDIREAEGIKAVFTAVENGLNFIDVSPYYGHYKAETVLGKALKDMNRADYYLSTKVGRYGENGVNTWDYSGKKATESVYESLERLHIDYIDLINVHDIEFSDMNQVINETLPALVELREKGLVKHVGITDLQLENLKWVIDRVPEGTVESVLNFCHYCLNDDKLADFLDYFESKNVGVINASPLSMGLLSQRGVPSWHPAPASLVEACAKAAQHCTSKNYPIEKLAIQYSVSNPRIASTLFSSANPDNVLKNIEFVNEPIDWKLVEEVQDIIGDQKRVSWSNS; this is encoded by the coding sequence ATGGATTACAAGGAAATAGGAAAGACCGGAATGAAAGTTTCCAGTCTTAGTTTTGGAGCTTCTTCTTTAGGTGGAGTATTTCACGATATTCGTGAGGCTGAAGGTATTAAAGCTGTATTTACAGCTGTAGAAAACGGGCTGAACTTTATTGATGTATCTCCTTATTACGGTCACTATAAAGCAGAAACTGTTTTAGGAAAAGCATTAAAAGATATGAACCGTGCCGACTACTATCTTTCTACAAAGGTGGGCCGTTATGGTGAGAATGGAGTTAACACATGGGATTATTCCGGAAAGAAAGCAACCGAAAGCGTTTACGAAAGTCTGGAACGTCTTCACATTGATTATATTGATTTGATCAACGTTCACGATATTGAATTCTCTGATATGAATCAGGTGATTAACGAAACACTTCCTGCTTTAGTAGAATTACGCGAAAAAGGTTTAGTGAAGCATGTAGGTATCACCGACCTTCAGCTTGAAAACCTGAAATGGGTGATCGACCGTGTACCTGAAGGAACAGTAGAAAGTGTCCTAAACTTCTGCCACTATTGCCTTAACGATGATAAACTGGCTGATTTCCTTGATTACTTTGAATCAAAGAATGTAGGTGTTATCAATGCATCTCCACTTTCAATGGGATTACTTTCTCAACGCGGCGTACCATCTTGGCATCCGGCTCCTGCATCATTAGTTGAGGCTTGTGCTAAGGCTGCTCAACACTGTACTTCAAAGAACTATCCAATTGAAAAGTTAGCTATACAATATTCTGTAAGCAATCCTCGTATTGCAAGTACTTTGTTCAGTTCTGCTAATCCTGACAATGTTCTTAAGAATATAGAATTTGTAAATGAACCTATCGACTGGAAATTGGTAGAAGAAGTTCAGGATATTATTGGCGATCAGAAACGTGTAAGCTGGTCTAATTCTTAA
- a CDS encoding DEAD/DEAH box helicase, whose translation MNIKQELIEQALKSLKIENLNPMQEASIRANSQGKDVILLSPTGSGKTLAYLLPLLQELKPENNTIQSLVLVPSRELALQIETVFKSMNTGFKTCCCYGGHPISDEKKSILGNHPAIIIGTPGRINDHLNKGNFNPDTIHTLVIDEFDKSLEYGFQDEMAEIIAQLPGLKKRILLSATDAEEIPDFTGLNETIKLDFLVPEDDSVRLKMMKVLSPDKDKLETLFRLLCTMGSSSTIVFCNHRDAVERVSEYLYSKGLYNEYFHGGMEQPDRERALYKFRNGSCHVFVSTDLASRGLDIPEIENIIHYHIPINEDAFIHRNGRTARWDAEGTSYIILNEDETLPAYVTDEPEVFELPAKTARPAQPLWVTLYIGKGKKDKVNKIDIVGFLYKKGKLAKEDVGQIDVKEHFAFVAIRRSKLNQTLNLIQGEKIKGMKTKIEEAD comes from the coding sequence ATGAATATAAAACAAGAACTAATAGAACAGGCTCTTAAAAGTTTAAAGATAGAGAATCTGAACCCGATGCAGGAAGCATCTATCAGAGCGAATAGCCAGGGGAAGGACGTTATTTTACTGTCTCCAACCGGATCTGGTAAAACATTGGCATATTTGCTTCCGCTGCTTCAAGAGTTAAAGCCTGAAAATAATACAATACAGAGCTTAGTGCTCGTACCTTCACGTGAACTCGCATTGCAGATTGAGACGGTGTTTAAATCAATGAATACCGGATTTAAAACTTGTTGTTGCTATGGCGGACACCCTATTTCGGATGAAAAGAAAAGCATTTTAGGTAATCATCCTGCTATTATTATAGGTACTCCCGGACGTATCAATGACCATTTGAATAAGGGCAATTTTAATCCCGATACTATTCATACATTGGTGATTGATGAGTTTGATAAGTCTCTGGAGTATGGTTTTCAGGATGAAATGGCTGAGATTATAGCTCAACTACCCGGCTTAAAAAAACGCATACTTCTTTCTGCTACAGATGCAGAAGAAATTCCTGATTTTACCGGATTGAATGAAACTATAAAACTAGATTTCCTTGTTCCTGAAGATGACTCTGTTCGCCTGAAGATGATGAAAGTGCTTTCTCCCGATAAAGATAAGCTGGAAACTTTGTTCCGCCTGCTTTGTACAATGGGAAGCAGTTCTACAATTGTTTTCTGTAACCATCGTGATGCGGTAGAAAGAGTAAGCGAATATCTTTATTCAAAAGGACTTTATAATGAATATTTCCATGGAGGAATGGAACAGCCCGATCGTGAGCGTGCTTTATATAAGTTCCGAAACGGTAGTTGCCATGTGTTTGTCTCTACAGACCTGGCTTCACGTGGACTGGATATTCCGGAAATAGAAAATATTATTCACTATCATATCCCTATAAACGAAGATGCTTTTATCCATCGCAATGGTAGAACTGCCCGCTGGGATGCTGAAGGTACTTCATATATAATACTGAATGAAGATGAAACTCTTCCTGCTTATGTAACAGATGAACCCGAAGTTTTTGAATTACCGGCAAAAACAGCCCGTCCTGCTCAGCCGCTTTGGGTTACCTTATATATAGGTAAAGGGAAAAAAGATAAAGTGAACAAAATTGATATCGTTGGTTTTCTTTATAAGAAAGGAAAATTGGCGAAAGAAGATGTAGGTCAGATAGATGTAAAAGAACATTTTGCCTTTGTCGCTATCCGTCGTTCTAAGTTAAATCAGACTCTTAACCTTATTCAGGGAGAGAAAATAAAGGGTATGAAAACCAAGATTGAAGAAGCAGATTAA
- a CDS encoding LacI family DNA-binding transcriptional regulator: protein MSSTNKKKHVSLKQLAEELGVSISTVSRALKGSSEISQEMIDRVKALAKEMNYRPNPFAISLLKDTPRIIGIIVPDIVTHFYSSIISGIEDVATQNGYFAIITSSYEQYEREKQCVDHLINIRVEGIIACLSQETKNFSHFEDLANANIPIILFDRVCLTDMFSSVVADNSESARQVTLHLLNNGSRRIGFIGGSNHLDIVKQRKHGYLEALREKGISIERELVVCEKMTYDEGREATKKLLSLPNPPDAIVAMNDTLAFAAMKEIKQRGLRIPEDVALVGYTDEMHACYVEPNLTAVTHQTYKMGEAACNLLLNKLKNGEEIKQVVIPTQLQIRDSSIKRI from the coding sequence ATGAGTTCAACAAACAAGAAGAAGCACGTATCACTCAAGCAATTAGCAGAAGAGCTGGGTGTTTCAATATCTACGGTATCGAGAGCACTGAAAGGCAGTTCTGAAATTAGTCAGGAGATGATTGACCGTGTAAAGGCTTTAGCCAAAGAGATGAACTATCGACCAAACCCGTTTGCCATTAGTTTATTGAAAGATACTCCACGAATTATAGGCATTATTGTGCCCGATATAGTAACTCATTTCTACTCCTCTATAATCAGCGGAATAGAAGATGTGGCTACTCAGAACGGTTATTTTGCCATTATTACTTCCTCGTATGAGCAATACGAGCGTGAAAAACAATGTGTAGATCATCTAATTAATATCAGGGTTGAGGGAATAATAGCCTGTCTGTCACAGGAGACAAAGAACTTCAGTCATTTTGAAGACTTGGCAAATGCCAATATTCCAATTATCCTTTTCGACAGAGTGTGTCTCACGGACATGTTCTCGTCCGTTGTTGCCGACAACAGCGAATCCGCCCGGCAAGTCACCCTGCATTTACTGAATAACGGTTCCAGACGCATTGGATTCATTGGAGGTTCTAATCATCTGGATATTGTGAAACAACGAAAGCATGGTTATCTGGAAGCACTAAGGGAAAAAGGAATATCTATTGAAAGAGAGCTGGTTGTATGCGAAAAGATGACTTACGATGAAGGAAGGGAAGCTACAAAGAAGCTACTCTCTCTCCCTAATCCACCCGATGCCATTGTAGCCATGAACGACACGCTTGCGTTTGCTGCCATGAAAGAGATAAAGCAACGGGGACTTAGAATACCGGAAGATGTTGCATTAGTGGGATACACTGACGAAATGCACGCCTGCTATGTAGAGCCAAACCTTACAGCCGTTACGCACCAAACGTATAAAATGGGGGAAGCTGCGTGTAACTTATTGCTTAACAAATTAAAAAATGGAGAGGAAATAAAGCAGGTTGTAATTCCTACGCAGTTGCAAATAAGAGATTCTTCTATAAAAAGAATATAG
- a CDS encoding phage holin family protein, which translates to MNFFLSVIVTYLVLILMPGIEVGNIWTGILLAILLGIFNIIVKPALELLSIIPTLLTILLFLLIVNGGILVMVDWFMDSVSVNSLSTVIMFSIIIALANWGLHRYFRKKK; encoded by the coding sequence ATGAACTTTTTTTTATCAGTTATAGTAACCTATTTGGTACTTATACTTATGCCCGGTATAGAAGTTGGAAACATCTGGACGGGAATCTTACTTGCAATACTTCTTGGTATATTCAACATTATTGTGAAGCCGGCTCTTGAGCTTCTTTCAATTATTCCTACCCTGCTTACCATTTTACTATTCTTGCTGATAGTAAACGGGGGGATACTTGTTATGGTAGACTGGTTTATGGATAGTGTCTCTGTTAATAGCTTAAGTACCGTAATAATGTTCAGCATCATTATAGCTCTTGCAAACTGGGGATTGCATCGTTACTTTAGAAAAAAGAAATAG
- a CDS encoding flavin reductase, with translation MERIEPNKLTENFFENISNEWMLITAGDKEKFNTMTASWGGIGFLWNKPVAFIFVRPERYTFEFLEKGDYFTVSFLGMENKDIHKICGKQSGRDIDKVKETGLVPHFTEMGNVCFEQSRITLECKKLYSDQIKKEGFADPEYIDRWYNTHGNFHQMYVAEIVNAWV, from the coding sequence ATGGAAAGAATAGAACCAAACAAACTTACAGAAAACTTTTTTGAAAATATAAGTAACGAATGGATGCTTATTACTGCAGGTGATAAGGAGAAATTTAATACCATGACTGCCAGTTGGGGTGGGATAGGCTTTCTTTGGAACAAACCTGTTGCGTTCATCTTTGTTCGTCCGGAGAGATACACATTTGAATTTCTTGAAAAAGGAGATTACTTCACTGTTTCTTTCTTAGGTATGGAGAATAAGGATATTCATAAAATCTGTGGTAAACAGTCTGGCCGCGATATTGATAAAGTGAAAGAAACCGGATTAGTTCCTCATTTCACAGAAATGGGTAATGTATGTTTCGAACAATCACGAATCACTTTAGAATGCAAGAAGCTGTACTCAGACCAAATCAAGAAAGAAGGATTTGCCGATCCTGAATATATTGACAGATGGTACAATACTCATGGCAACTTCCACCAGATGTATGTTGCTGAGATTGTGAATGCCTGGGTCTAA
- a CDS encoding DUF1015 domain-containing protein, translating to MAIIKPFKGIRPPQNLVEQVASRPYDVLNSEEARQEAAGNEKSLYHIIKPEIDFPVGTDEHDEKVYLKAAENFQKFQDKGWLLQDNKEQYYVYAQTMNGKTQYGLVVCAYVEDYLNGIIKKHELTRRDKEEDRMKHVRVNNANIEPVFFAYPDNDVLDAIVKKYTSNKPVNEFIAPGDGFGHQFWIIDEDADIATITKQFEAMPALYIADGHHRSAAAALVGAEKAKQNPNHKGDEEYNYFMAVCFPANQLTIIDYNRVVKDLNGLSAEAFLASLEKNFIVEEKGVEIYKPNALHNFSVYLEGKWYSLTAKQGTYNDNDPIGVLDVTISSNLILDEILGIKDLRSDKRIDFVGGIRGLGELSKRVDSGEMKVALALYPVSMKQLMDIADSGNIMPPKTTWFEPKLRSGLVIHKLS from the coding sequence ATGGCAATAATAAAACCTTTTAAAGGCATTCGCCCACCACAAAATTTAGTTGAACAAGTAGCATCTCGTCCTTATGACGTTTTAAACTCGGAAGAGGCACGTCAGGAAGCTGCTGGCAATGAGAAATCATTGTACCATATCATAAAGCCGGAGATAGATTTCCCGGTAGGAACAGACGAACACGACGAAAAAGTTTATTTGAAAGCTGCCGAGAACTTCCAGAAGTTCCAAGATAAAGGATGGTTGCTTCAGGATAATAAAGAACAATACTATGTTTACGCTCAGACAATGAACGGTAAAACTCAGTATGGTCTTGTTGTTTGTGCTTACGTTGAAGATTACCTTAATGGAATAATCAAGAAGCATGAGCTCACTCGTCGCGATAAGGAAGAAGATAGAATGAAGCATGTTCGTGTGAACAATGCAAATATCGAACCTGTATTCTTTGCTTATCCTGATAATGATGTGTTGGATGCTATTGTAAAGAAGTATACTTCAAACAAACCTGTAAATGAATTTATTGCTCCGGGAGATGGCTTTGGTCACCAATTCTGGATTATTGATGAAGACGCTGATATAGCTACTATCACAAAGCAATTCGAAGCAATGCCTGCTTTATACATAGCCGATGGTCACCACCGTTCTGCTGCTGCTGCATTGGTTGGTGCTGAGAAAGCTAAGCAGAATCCTAATCATAAAGGAGACGAGGAATATAACTACTTTATGGCAGTTTGCTTCCCTGCAAACCAACTGACTATTATCGATTACAACCGTGTGGTGAAAGATCTTAATGGCTTGTCTGCAGAGGCTTTCCTTGCTTCATTGGAAAAGAACTTCATTGTAGAAGAAAAGGGAGTTGAGATTTACAAGCCAAACGCTTTGCATAACTTCTCTGTTTATCTTGAAGGAAAATGGTATAGTCTCACAGCAAAACAAGGTACTTATAATGATAACGACCCTATTGGTGTACTCGATGTTACTATCTCTTCTAATTTAATCCTTGACGAAATTCTTGGAATTAAAGATCTTCGTTCCGACAAACGTATCGATTTTGTTGGAGGTATCCGTGGATTAGGAGAACTTAGCAAAAGAGTAGACAGTGGTGAGATGAAAGTTGCTCTTGCGCTTTATCCTGTTTCTATGAAACAACTGATGGATATTGCAGACAGTGGCAATATCATGCCTCCTAAAACAACATGGTTTGAACCTAAACTTCGTTCTGGATTAGTTATCCATAAACTGAGTTAA
- a CDS encoding YigZ family protein: MAIEDTYKTITELSEGIYTEKRSKFIAIAIPVRSVDEIKGYIEQYQKKYYDARHVCYAYMLGHERKDFRANDNGEPSGTAGKPILGQINSNELTDILIVVVRYFGGIKLGTSGLIVAYKAATAEVIANATIIEKTVDEDITVSFEYPFMNYIMRIVKEEEPEILSQTFDMDCVMTLRIRKSAMPKMRARLEKVETARIIEEEDQEEVEI; the protein is encoded by the coding sequence ATGGCGATAGAAGATACATATAAAACAATAACAGAACTTTCGGAAGGCATTTATACGGAGAAGCGTAGTAAATTCATTGCTATAGCCATCCCCGTACGTAGTGTTGATGAAATAAAAGGTTATATTGAGCAATATCAGAAAAAATATTATGATGCCCGACACGTTTGTTATGCCTACATGCTAGGTCATGAAAGGAAAGACTTCCGTGCAAACGATAATGGAGAACCTTCGGGTACTGCCGGTAAACCAATTCTGGGGCAAATTAACTCCAACGAACTGACTGATATCCTCATTGTTGTAGTTCGCTACTTCGGAGGAATAAAGCTAGGCACCAGTGGATTGATTGTTGCTTATAAAGCTGCCACAGCAGAAGTCATTGCTAATGCCACAATTATTGAAAAAACTGTAGATGAAGATATAACTGTTTCTTTTGAATATCCGTTTATGAACTATATTATGCGGATTGTTAAGGAAGAAGAACCGGAAATTCTTAGCCAGACTTTCGATATGGATTGTGTTATGACATTACGCATAAGGAAATCTGCCATGCCAAAGATGAGGGCTCGGTTGGAAAAGGTGGAAACTGCCAGGATTATTGAAGAAGAAGATCAGGAAGAGGTAGAGATTTAA
- a CDS encoding ribose-phosphate pyrophosphokinase, with amino-acid sequence MSEKAPFMVFSGTNSRYLAEKICESLGCPLGKMNITHFADGEFSVSYEESIRGSHLFLVQSTFPNSDNLMELLLMVDAAKRASAKSIVAVIPYFGWARQDRKDKPRVAIGAKLVADMLTVAGIDRLITMDLHADQIQGFFDVPVDHLYASGVFLPYIESLDLDELVIATPDVGGSKRASSYSKYLGVPLVLCNKSRIKANEVASMQIIGDVKGKNVILIDDIVDTAGTITKAADIMLEAGALSVRAIASHCVMSGPATDRVQSSALTEMVFTNSIPYTKGGVKVRQLSIADMFANTIRRVYNNESISSQYII; translated from the coding sequence ATGAGCGAAAAAGCACCTTTTATGGTATTTTCTGGCACCAATTCCAGATACCTAGCAGAGAAAATTTGTGAAAGCCTCGGCTGCCCTCTCGGAAAAATGAATATTACTCACTTTGCAGATGGGGAATTTTCTGTTTCTTACGAAGAATCCATTAGAGGTTCACATCTCTTTCTAGTACAATCTACCTTCCCTAACTCAGACAACTTAATGGAACTATTGCTAATGGTTGATGCAGCTAAACGTGCATCAGCAAAAAGTATTGTTGCTGTAATTCCTTATTTTGGATGGGCCCGCCAAGATAGAAAAGATAAACCACGTGTTGCAATCGGAGCAAAACTAGTAGCCGACATGTTAACTGTAGCCGGCATCGACCGTCTGATAACTATGGATTTGCATGCAGATCAAATTCAAGGTTTCTTTGACGTACCAGTAGACCACTTGTATGCATCAGGAGTCTTTTTACCTTACATTGAGTCTTTAGATCTTGACGAATTAGTTATCGCAACTCCAGATGTTGGCGGTTCTAAGAGAGCAAGCTCCTACTCAAAATATTTAGGTGTGCCACTGGTATTGTGTAACAAGTCACGTATCAAAGCCAACGAAGTAGCATCTATGCAGATTATTGGTGATGTTAAAGGTAAGAATGTTATTCTGATTGACGACATTGTAGATACAGCCGGAACTATTACCAAAGCTGCCGATATTATGTTAGAAGCCGGAGCTCTTTCTGTTCGTGCTATTGCCAGCCACTGTGTAATGTCTGGTCCTGCAACAGATCGTGTACAAAGCTCAGCCCTTACAGAAATGGTTTTCACAAACAGTATTCCATATACTAAGGGAGGTGTAAAAGTAAGACAGTTATCAATCGCTGATATGTTTGCTAACACAATCCGTAGAGTATACAACAACGAATCTATCAGTTCACAATATATTATCTGA
- a CDS encoding serine hydrolase: MLLLLIIFFYNVIDCSAQIYKLGDPSLLNCLMEKDDFFKPYLIDAEKYEIQIIYTQIDRDSQQRPTFTQYSYQLDSKRFFNPASLVKWPLILLGMEKVNNLNRDYGITIYNKVEFEGNSDSTASIKTDYLAPDKTPRLANYIKEMILVSDNDAYNRMYDFLGQEYINKRLSEMGYDSIRVMLRFDNSNRMQNRTTPLVNFYNDKDLLIYKQPAANNPVQLSNPLGEVVKGGRNYSYFNNVPLQDVNDMMLYVFFRDVVPIKKRFNLTDKDYKLLYKYTAMYPRESEFPLFKKNKRKYPVHLKKYLYYGKNSALPDLPGLRIHNMVGESHGTLSDVAYFVNTKTGIEFMLSAVINTCDGKITPANYHYKDIGQPFLRKLGRTIYEYEKQRRKH; this comes from the coding sequence ATGTTATTGCTATTAATTATTTTTTTTTATAATGTAATAGATTGCTCGGCTCAGATTTATAAATTAGGTGATCCATCATTACTAAATTGCTTGATGGAGAAGGATGACTTCTTTAAGCCTTACTTAATAGATGCCGAAAAATATGAAATTCAGATTATCTACACGCAGATAGATCGTGATAGCCAGCAACGTCCTACCTTTACCCAATATAGTTATCAGTTGGATAGTAAACGATTCTTTAATCCGGCTAGTCTGGTAAAATGGCCTTTAATCTTATTAGGAATGGAGAAGGTCAATAATCTGAATAGGGATTATGGAATTACCATTTATAATAAAGTGGAGTTCGAAGGAAATTCAGACAGTACGGCAAGTATAAAGACCGACTATCTGGCTCCCGATAAGACTCCCCGGTTGGCTAATTATATTAAGGAAATGATTCTGGTAAGTGATAATGATGCTTATAATCGTATGTATGACTTCTTAGGACAGGAATACATCAATAAGCGTTTGTCAGAAATGGGGTATGATTCTATTCGGGTAATGCTAAGGTTCGACAATAGTAATCGTATGCAAAACAGAACAACTCCTTTGGTGAACTTTTATAATGATAAAGATTTGCTTATCTATAAACAACCAGCTGCTAATAATCCGGTTCAGTTGTCGAATCCTTTAGGTGAAGTTGTTAAAGGTGGGAGAAATTATTCTTATTTTAATAACGTTCCTTTGCAGGATGTTAATGATATGATGCTTTATGTATTTTTCAGAGATGTTGTTCCAATTAAGAAACGCTTTAATTTAACCGATAAGGATTACAAGCTATTGTATAAATACACAGCAATGTATCCACGCGAGAGTGAGTTTCCTTTGTTTAAGAAAAACAAGCGTAAATATCCGGTTCACCTCAAAAAGTATCTTTATTATGGAAAGAATTCAGCATTGCCTGATTTACCGGGTTTAAGAATTCACAATATGGTAGGGGAGTCTCACGGTACATTATCTGATGTGGCTTATTTTGTGAATACAAAAACCGGTATTGAATTTATGCTTTCGGCAGTTATTAATACTTGTGATGGGAAAATTACTCCGGCAAACTATCATTATAAAGATATCGGACAGCCTTTTCTCAGAAAACTAGGCCGTACTATATATGAATATGAAAAGCAAAGACGTAAGCATTGA
- the serC gene encoding 3-phosphoserine/phosphohydroxythreonine transaminase codes for MKKHNFNAGPSILPQSTIENTAKAILDFNGSGLSLMEISHRAKNFQPVVDEAVALFKELLNIPEGYSVLFLGGGASLEFCMVPFNFLEKKAAYLNTGVWAKKAMKEAKAFGEVVEVASSADANYTFVPKDYTIPADADYFHITTNNTIYGTEIRTDIDSPVPLIADASSDIFSRPMDVSKYIMIYGGAQKNLAPAGLTFVIVKNDSLGKVSRYIPTMLNYQTHIDNGSMFNTPPVVPIYAALETLRWIKAEGGVKEMERRAIEKADLLYNEIDRNKLFVGTANKEDRSLMNICFVMKDEYKDLEADFMKFATEKGMVGIKGHRSVGGFRASCYNALPKESVEALVACMQEFEKQH; via the coding sequence ATGAAAAAGCATAATTTCAATGCCGGACCATCAATTCTTCCACAATCAACAATAGAGAATACTGCGAAAGCTATTTTAGATTTCAACGGTTCTGGACTTTCTTTGATGGAAATTAGTCATCGCGCAAAAAATTTTCAACCAGTGGTTGACGAGGCTGTTGCGTTGTTCAAAGAACTTTTAAATATACCCGAAGGCTATTCGGTTCTTTTCCTTGGTGGCGGTGCAAGTTTGGAATTCTGTATGGTTCCTTTTAACTTCTTAGAAAAGAAAGCTGCTTATCTAAACACTGGTGTTTGGGCTAAGAAAGCAATGAAGGAAGCGAAAGCTTTTGGTGAAGTTGTAGAGGTAGCTTCTTCTGCAGATGCAAATTATACATTTGTTCCTAAAGATTACACAATTCCTGCTGATGCGGATTATTTCCATATTACAACGAATAATACTATTTATGGTACAGAAATCCGTACTGATATTGATTCTCCTGTTCCATTGATTGCTGATGCATCTTCTGATATTTTTTCTCGTCCAATGGATGTTTCTAAATATATAATGATTTACGGTGGAGCTCAAAAGAATCTTGCTCCTGCAGGACTTACTTTCGTTATTGTAAAGAACGACTCACTTGGAAAAGTATCTCGTTACATTCCTACAATGCTTAATTACCAGACTCATATTGATAACGGTTCTATGTTCAATACTCCTCCTGTAGTACCTATTTACGCAGCGCTTGAAACTCTTCGTTGGATTAAAGCTGAAGGTGGCGTAAAAGAGATGGAAAGAAGAGCTATTGAAAAAGCAGACTTGCTATATAATGAAATTGATCGTAACAAATTATTCGTTGGAACAGCTAATAAAGAAGACCGTTCATTAATGAATATCTGTTTCGTAATGAAAGACGAATACAAAGATCTTGAAGCTGACTTCATGAAGTTTGCTACAGAAAAAGGTATGGTAGGTATCAAAGGTCACCGTTCAGTAGGCGGTTTCCGTGCTTCTTGCTATAATGCATTACCAAAAGAAAGCGTAGAAGCTTTGGTTGCTTGCATGCAAGAATTCGAAAAACAACATTAA